From a single Chlorocebus sabaeus isolate Y175 chromosome X, mChlSab1.0.hap1, whole genome shotgun sequence genomic region:
- the LOC103232430 gene encoding histone H2B type W-T: MAAASVMAEPSSETTSEEQLITQEPKEADSTMAQKQSKQRKRGRRGPCRCHANCRGDSFATYFRRVLKQVHQGLSLSREAVSVMDSLVHDILDRIATEAGRLARSTKRQTITAWETRIAVRLLLPGEMGKLAESEGTKAVLRTSLYAIQQQRK; encoded by the exons ATGGCCGCTGCATCCGTCATGGCTGAACCTTCCTCTGAGACGACCTCTGAGGAACAGCTGATCACCCAGGAGCCCAAAGAGGCCGACTCCACGATGGCCCAAAAGCAGAGCAAGCAGAGGAAGCGAGGGCGCCGTGGGCCCTGCAGGTGCCACGCCAACTGCCGCGGGGACAGCTTCGCCACCTATTTCCGCCGGGTGCTGAAGCAGGTTCACCAGGGCCTCAGCCTTTCCCGGGAGGCCGTGAGTGTCATGGATTCTTTGGTCCATGACATACTGGACCGCATCGCCACCGAGGCTGGTCGCCTGGCCCGCTCCACCAAGCGCCAGACCATCACTGCCTGGGAGACCCGGATCGCTGTGCGCCTGCTGCTGCCGGGGGAGATGGGCAAACTGGCAGAGTCCGAAGGCACGAAGGCTGTCCTCAG AACTTCACTATATGCCATACAGCAACAGAGAAAGTGA